A stretch of Lentibacillus sp. JNUCC-1 DNA encodes these proteins:
- a CDS encoding hydroxymethylglutaryl-CoA synthase, with protein sequence MTIGIDKIGFYTPHLYVDMNDLAEARDVDPGKFTIGIGQEKMAVAPLTQDPVTLAANAAWEIIDDQDRDAIDFVIFATESGIDHSKSAAIYVHQLLGLKSGARCIEVKQACYGATAAIQMAKGHVALHPESKVLVLGSDIARYGLNTGGEVTQGAGAVALLIGQDPRIMTLEEPSVYATEDIMDFWRPVYSEMAFVDGKFSNEQYLAFFNRVWEQYKSESGLALKDFAAICFHLPYTKMGLKALRTILDEGDEAVQERLKANFQMSQHYNRNVGNIYTGSLYLSLLSLLELQDELKAGDRIGLYSYGSGAVGEFFSGILQPDYKQHLHVQDHKAMLNSREALTVAEYEDIFKSTLPTDGTTVELDVEQDPAPIVLASLADHKRQYLSR encoded by the coding sequence ATGACGATAGGTATCGATAAAATCGGCTTTTATACACCACATTTGTATGTGGATATGAATGATTTAGCAGAAGCCCGTGACGTTGATCCGGGAAAATTCACGATTGGAATTGGACAGGAGAAAATGGCCGTGGCTCCGCTTACACAGGACCCGGTGACCTTGGCTGCGAATGCAGCCTGGGAGATCATTGACGATCAGGACCGCGACGCGATTGATTTTGTCATTTTTGCGACAGAGTCCGGTATCGATCATTCGAAATCAGCAGCGATTTATGTGCATCAGCTGCTCGGCCTTAAGTCCGGGGCACGTTGTATTGAGGTGAAACAAGCTTGTTATGGTGCGACAGCTGCCATTCAAATGGCAAAAGGACATGTGGCACTGCATCCGGAGAGTAAAGTGTTAGTACTTGGTTCGGACATTGCCAGATATGGGTTGAATACAGGGGGAGAAGTGACCCAGGGTGCCGGTGCTGTGGCATTATTAATTGGACAGGACCCTAGAATCATGACGCTTGAAGAACCAAGTGTGTATGCCACAGAGGATATCATGGACTTTTGGCGTCCGGTCTATTCTGAGATGGCCTTTGTTGATGGCAAATTTTCCAATGAACAGTATTTGGCGTTCTTCAACCGGGTATGGGAACAATATAAGTCGGAATCGGGTTTGGCTTTAAAAGACTTTGCAGCAATCTGTTTTCACTTACCCTATACAAAGATGGGCTTGAAAGCATTGCGAACGATTCTTGATGAGGGGGACGAAGCCGTTCAAGAGCGGCTGAAAGCAAATTTCCAAATGAGCCAACACTATAATAGAAACGTGGGTAACATATATACTGGTTCACTCTATTTAAGCTTGCTGTCTTTGCTTGAGTTGCAAGATGAATTGAAAGCCGGTGACAGAATTGGACTCTACAGTTATGGGTCAGGAGCTGTAGGTGAATTCTTCAGCGGCATTCTCCAGCCTGATTACAAGCAACATTTGCATGTTCAGGACCATAAAGCAATGCTCAATTCGAGAGAAGCATTAACCGTCGCAGAATACGAAGACATCTTCAAAAGCACGCTCCCAACAGATGGAACTACAGTGGAGCTGGATGTGGAACAAGACCCCGCCCCGATCGTCCTAGCAAGCCTAGCCGATCACAAACGCCAGTACCTCAGTCGATAG
- a CDS encoding amidohydrolase family protein, protein MTIEYICDKTIAEGFVGRVSVGHLTSLGALPKEQLDPIIEKMAKAQISVMSLPATDLHLGGRKDEYNVRRALTPIRQLRDGGVNMCIATNNIRNAFTPYGTGDVMLTAMLAIPAAHLGGAADLPIVLPMITTNPAKALGITDYGVKIGNTANLVLLDTEYVTNAVIDLPTRLAVVKGGKVTVETEKTVTINPDL, encoded by the coding sequence ATGACAATTGAATATATTTGTGACAAAACCATTGCTGAAGGCTTTGTAGGCCGCGTGTCTGTTGGGCATCTGACCAGTTTGGGTGCATTGCCTAAAGAACAGCTTGATCCCATCATCGAAAAGATGGCCAAAGCCCAGATTAGCGTGATGAGTCTGCCTGCCACTGACCTTCACCTCGGCGGACGCAAAGATGAATACAACGTGCGTCGTGCTTTGACCCCGATCCGTCAATTAAGAGACGGCGGCGTCAACATGTGCATCGCCACCAACAACATCCGCAACGCGTTCACGCCGTATGGCACAGGTGACGTCATGCTAACGGCCATGCTCGCAATTCCTGCTGCACATTTGGGCGGAGCAGCAGACCTGCCGATCGTATTGCCAATGATTACAACTAACCCGGCAAAAGCACTTGGCATCACAGACTATGGCGTTAAAATTGGCAACACAGCCAACCTTGTCTTGCTCGATACCGAATACGTTACAAATGCTGTGATTGATTTACCAACCCGATTGGCCGTTGTAAAAGGAGGAAAAGTGACTGTAGAGACGGAGAAAACTGTTACGATTAATCCTGATTTGTAG
- a CDS encoding cytochrome C oxidase subunit II, translating to MVQMMAWIVSLVFMIAVAVVFGVVALKSRERAYEPIKKKWYKARSFYAMTLVVFMLVITIYTLRELPYNQPVYGQGNEPVIVDVEALQFGWDMSETTFKVGEPVEFHVTSRDVNHGFGIYDEEMNLLAQTQAMPDYMNKVYMTFDEPGTYDILCLEYCGLAHHMMVSQIEVTE from the coding sequence ATGGTTCAAATGATGGCGTGGATTGTAAGTCTCGTATTTATGATTGCGGTTGCTGTTGTGTTTGGTGTGGTTGCTTTGAAGTCACGAGAAAGAGCGTATGAACCTATTAAAAAGAAATGGTATAAGGCAAGGTCTTTCTATGCAATGACATTGGTGGTTTTCATGCTTGTAATCACCATCTATACATTAAGAGAACTACCTTATAATCAACCAGTATATGGACAAGGAAATGAACCGGTTATCGTCGATGTTGAAGCTTTGCAATTCGGATGGGACATGAGTGAAACAACGTTCAAAGTTGGAGAACCGGTAGAATTCCATGTAACGAGCAGAGACGTGAACCATGGTTTTGGCATTTATGACGAAGAAATGAATTTGCTCGCTCAAACCCAGGCTATGCCTGACTATATGAACAAAGTATATATGACATTCGACGAGCCTGGAACTTACGACATACTGTGTCTGGAGTATTGTGGGCTCGCTCACCATATGATGGTTTCACAAATTGAGGTGACGGAATAA
- a CDS encoding FAD-dependent oxidoreductase, translated as MQNGTSHQAPEKRPDGRSAIIVGGSLSGLMTGIALAREGLNVTIFEKAREDRKGGAGLQVDGGLFDRSKTAKLLRKLASGGKRSIQHWSFIESRLRNEAQSYAQIDLRYSTRIKSVGQNEDAAWAETDSGELIYGDILIGADGHRSMVRGHIAPHKPNATFSGYLVWFASVKEDNLPEEHRPYDMKPGVTMLNGINNGFFFGSILAKQDDSSVDRRVGCTWYDNTRNDLLRRLGCVKGDVVHHSLKGADIPEGTLQDMAQQAKVKWPQPWSAAALHAIQTRDLTGIPIKEYIPDTLVKGRMALIGDAGHVPAPITASGFNESLQDAADLGKCVAKGIQGNAASEALKKYESMRLNKVQQMVQSGQWFSRSYRQP; from the coding sequence GTGCAAAACGGAACATCACATCAAGCTCCCGAAAAACGTCCAGATGGAAGGTCTGCTATCATCGTCGGTGGGTCACTTTCCGGATTGATGACGGGTATTGCACTAGCCAGAGAAGGTTTAAACGTCACGATATTTGAAAAAGCCCGCGAAGACAGAAAAGGCGGTGCTGGGCTACAAGTGGACGGAGGTCTATTTGATCGTTCCAAGACCGCTAAATTGCTGAGAAAACTCGCTTCCGGCGGGAAGAGGTCCATCCAGCATTGGTCATTTATAGAATCCCGCCTTCGCAATGAAGCTCAGTCCTACGCCCAAATCGATCTGCGCTATAGCACTCGTATTAAGTCAGTCGGGCAAAATGAGGACGCTGCTTGGGCTGAAACTGATAGTGGTGAACTCATTTACGGAGATATTTTAATCGGAGCAGATGGCCACCGCAGCATGGTTAGAGGACATATCGCACCACACAAACCAAACGCCACCTTTTCCGGCTATCTCGTATGGTTTGCATCAGTTAAAGAAGATAATCTACCAGAAGAACACCGCCCTTATGATATGAAGCCAGGGGTGACGATGCTAAACGGCATCAACAACGGCTTTTTCTTTGGGTCCATTTTGGCCAAGCAAGATGATTCTTCCGTGGATCGGCGGGTTGGGTGTACATGGTATGACAACACCCGAAATGATCTCTTACGCCGCCTCGGCTGTGTAAAAGGGGACGTGGTGCACCACTCTCTCAAAGGCGCCGACATTCCAGAAGGAACACTGCAAGACATGGCCCAACAAGCCAAGGTAAAGTGGCCCCAACCATGGTCAGCTGCAGCACTCCACGCCATTCAAACCCGTGATCTTACTGGGATACCCATTAAAGAATATATCCCAGACACGCTTGTAAAGGGACGTATGGCATTGATCGGTGACGCAGGCCATGTTCCTGCGCCCATTACAGCAAGCGGCTTCAACGAATCATTGCAAGATGCCGCCGATTTGGGCAAATGTGTGGCAAAAGGCATCCAAGGTAACGCTGCCTCTGAAGCTCTCAAAAAATATGAATCAATGCGTTTAAACAAAGTACAGCAAATGGTCCAATCCGGTCAATGGTTCAGCCGGTCATATAGACAGCCTTAA
- a CDS encoding helix-turn-helix domain-containing protein, protein MRFWLKEIRGKRGYTQNEVSCLSEISRSHYTRIERGTKKPSVDTAKNIANSLRFNWVKFFINDCPR, encoded by the coding sequence ATGAGATTTTGGCTTAAAGAAATTCGGGGTAAAAGGGGATACACCCAAAATGAAGTTTCTTGTTTATCTGAGATTTCAAGAAGTCATTACACTCGTATAGAACGAGGAACAAAAAAGCCCTCTGTTGATACAGCGAAAAATATTGCTAATTCATTGAGGTTTAACTGGGTAAAATTTTTTATTAATGATTGTCCCAGATAG
- a CDS encoding ImmA/IrrE family metallo-endopeptidase, with amino-acid sequence MEGCYINTHLEDYIQNLYKFLRINRPEQLIIDNIAKRLNLNIYYGKFSLRFGNDLVIQKSTKQREWQLFGHEVGHYLRHCGNHLTLHRLFLDMQEWQANHFAYHFCVPTFMLHKTDYISIDTIMNLFNVEYDFAVRRLEMYQNKLYKEHSCNEEI; translated from the coding sequence GTGGAGGGTTGTTATATTAATACTCATCTTGAAGACTATATACAGAATTTGTACAAGTTTCTCCGCATCAATAGACCAGAACAATTAATAATTGATAATATTGCTAAGAGGCTTAATTTAAATATTTATTACGGCAAATTCAGTCTCCGTTTCGGAAATGATTTAGTAATACAAAAATCGACAAAGCAGCGAGAATGGCAGTTATTTGGTCACGAAGTTGGTCATTATTTGAGGCATTGTGGAAATCATCTAACTTTGCATCGTTTGTTTTTAGACATGCAGGAATGGCAAGCCAATCATTTTGCTTACCATTTCTGCGTACCAACTTTTATGTTACATAAAACAGACTATATCTCGATAGACACCATTATGAATTTATTTAACGTTGAATATGATTTCGCTGTTAGACGATTAGAAATGTATCAAAACAAACTATATAAGGAGCATTCCTGTAATGAAGAAATTTGA
- a CDS encoding helix-turn-helix domain-containing protein gives MSVLSERLKNYREELKKTDKKWTQQYVAEKIGVARVTYTAYERGTKTPPLDIINQIADLFDIDTDYLHGRTDDPIKGVDEELKELLNDPQTDLMFNNWKNMSDEERREVLDTIEYLHFKRKKGKK, from the coding sequence ATGAGTGTCCTTTCTGAACGTCTAAAAAATTATAGAGAAGAACTAAAGAAAACTGACAAAAAATGGACCCAACAATATGTTGCTGAGAAAATAGGGGTGGCTAGAGTCACCTATACAGCTTATGAACGTGGTACTAAAACACCACCTCTGGACATCATTAATCAAATTGCTGATTTATTCGATATTGATACGGACTATCTTCATGGAAGAACAGACGATCCTATCAAGGGGGTTGATGAGGAACTAAAAGAATTATTAAATGATCCACAAACTGACTTAATGTTCAACAATTGGAAAAACATGTCTGATGAAGAAAGAAGAGAAGTGCTTGATACAATTGAATATCTCCATTTTAAAAGGAAAAAAGGAAAAAAGTAA
- the cls gene encoding cardiolipin synthase, translated as MAISSLILGNLFIVNIIFAFVIIFFERQNASTTWAWLMVLVFLPIVGFILYLIFNQNFRRKRMFEWPDQEKVGIKDRINEQLEAIEQNDFAFKSGITEAYKDQIYMHLKNDGAILTEDNKVDIFTDGREKFDALLEDIRQATDHIHVQYYIIHDDGLGTELIEAVTEKAKEGVDVRVLYDYMGSRGVSSHFYKALKEAGGLVEVFFPHFHLNYRNHRKLVIIDGKVGYVGGFNVGDEYLGLDEKFGYWRDTHLRTEGNMVHALQTRFILDWNQASKKHDFAYEQRFFPEMAGTGHVGAQIVSSGPNNEWQQIRNGYLKMIQSARKYIYLQTPYFIPGDTVQDALEIAALSGVDVRIMIPDKPDHMFVYWATLSNIGGLLKAGAKVYVYENGFVHAKTLVTDDAVASVGTANFDIRSFSLNFEVNAFLYDDQTARALRQAFEKDIHRSKQLTLEAYQQRSLTIKIKESISRLLSPVL; from the coding sequence ATGGCTATTTCTTCACTTATCTTGGGTAATTTATTTATTGTTAATATTATATTTGCCTTTGTCATCATTTTTTTCGAACGTCAGAATGCCAGTACCACTTGGGCATGGTTGATGGTATTGGTCTTTTTACCTATTGTTGGTTTTATACTCTATCTCATATTCAATCAGAATTTCAGACGAAAGCGCATGTTTGAGTGGCCAGACCAGGAGAAGGTTGGGATCAAAGACAGAATCAACGAACAACTTGAAGCAATTGAACAAAACGATTTTGCATTTAAAAGTGGAATAACAGAAGCCTATAAAGATCAAATTTATATGCACCTTAAGAATGACGGAGCGATTCTAACTGAAGACAATAAAGTTGATATTTTCACAGACGGACGGGAGAAATTTGATGCCTTGCTGGAGGACATCAGGCAAGCAACAGACCATATCCATGTCCAGTATTACATTATTCATGATGATGGCTTGGGTACGGAACTGATTGAAGCCGTTACGGAAAAAGCGAAAGAGGGAGTGGATGTTCGGGTACTCTATGATTATATGGGCTCCAGAGGTGTATCTTCTCACTTTTATAAAGCGCTGAAGGAAGCAGGTGGCCTTGTGGAAGTCTTTTTCCCGCATTTTCATCTGAACTATCGGAACCACCGAAAGCTGGTTATTATTGATGGCAAAGTTGGATATGTAGGCGGTTTTAACGTTGGGGATGAGTATTTGGGATTGGATGAAAAATTTGGCTATTGGCGTGATACGCATCTTCGGACAGAGGGGAATATGGTCCATGCTTTGCAGACGCGCTTCATTCTGGATTGGAATCAAGCGTCTAAAAAACATGATTTCGCATATGAGCAGCGGTTTTTTCCGGAAATGGCTGGAACTGGACATGTAGGAGCGCAAATTGTCTCCAGTGGTCCGAATAATGAGTGGCAGCAGATCCGCAATGGCTATTTGAAGATGATACAATCGGCGCGTAAGTATATCTACCTGCAGACGCCGTACTTTATACCGGGGGATACGGTGCAGGATGCGTTGGAAATTGCTGCGCTCTCAGGCGTTGACGTGCGGATTATGATCCCGGATAAGCCGGACCACATGTTTGTGTACTGGGCGACGCTTTCAAACATTGGGGGGCTGCTTAAAGCGGGGGCCAAAGTATACGTATATGAAAATGGGTTCGTTCATGCGAAAACGCTGGTGACAGACGATGCGGTGGCGTCCGTGGGCACGGCGAATTTTGATATCAGGAGTTTCAGTTTGAACTTTGAGGTCAATGCTTTCCTCTATGATGATCAAACAGCCCGTGCTTTACGACAAGCTTTCGAAAAAGACATCCACCGATCTAAACAATTGACACTCGAAGCATACCAACAACGCTCCCTAACCATCAAAATTAAAGAATCCATCTCCCGCCTCCTCTCACCAGTACTATAG
- a CDS encoding amidohydrolase family protein encodes MDLIINQAKLEEGTTLKDIAIKDGKIVVIEENLEQSADRVIDANGKVVIPGLVESHIHLDKALIADRLPNKSGTLQEALNVTAELKPTFTKEDIQDRAERTLEMLIKHGTTHVRTHAEFDPAQGFTGFDVIMDLKEKYKDLVDIQVVAFPQEGVLKAPGTEEMMYEAMDKGADVVGGIPYNDTPPHDHIDLIFEIAKNTTSPLISTRISKTMLKV; translated from the coding sequence ATGGATCTCATCATAAATCAAGCCAAACTTGAAGAAGGCACAACACTTAAGGACATCGCCATTAAAGATGGCAAGATTGTTGTGATTGAAGAAAACCTTGAGCAATCAGCTGATCGCGTGATCGATGCCAACGGAAAAGTGGTTATTCCCGGTCTTGTCGAAAGTCACATCCACTTAGATAAAGCATTAATTGCCGACCGTCTGCCGAATAAATCTGGCACATTACAGGAAGCACTCAATGTCACAGCAGAACTGAAACCGACTTTTACCAAAGAGGATATCCAGGACCGTGCTGAACGGACCCTGGAAATGCTTATTAAGCATGGTACAACCCATGTTCGTACACATGCTGAATTTGATCCAGCCCAAGGCTTTACCGGATTTGACGTGATCATGGATCTGAAAGAAAAATACAAAGACCTTGTCGATATTCAAGTGGTTGCTTTTCCACAGGAAGGTGTTTTGAAAGCGCCGGGCACTGAAGAAATGATGTATGAGGCCATGGACAAAGGTGCAGATGTTGTTGGAGGTATCCCATACAACGACACACCTCCACACGATCATATTGACTTGATCTTTGAGATCGCAAAAAATACGACAAGCCCATTGATTTCCACCAGGATTTCAAAGACGATGCTGAAGGTATGA
- a CDS encoding sodium-dependent transporter: MKHQPEQWTSKLGFILATAGSAIGLGAIWKFPYMTGVSGGGAFFLVFIVFTLFIGMPILLAEFTIGRGSQKDAIGAYQTFAPDKKWHYIGILGMITCFILLSFYSVVGGWILLYLFETAAGHLSGLAGNEYGTQFNEIIANPFVTVFAQLIFMVITIMVVAKGVQKGIERASKIMMPALFIAFVILIIRSLTLDNIGEGISFFLYPDFSSLNSKSILFALGQSFFSISVGVSVMVTYSSYLSKKEDLPKSAFTVVLMNIFISLLAGLAIFPAVFSFGLEPEAGPGLLFVVLPAVFNQMPLGSLFLFIFLLLFLFATFTSAFSMVEIIVAAFTKDKHEQRRKTTWIIGICIFLAGIPAALSFGVLSDVTLFDKTMFDLSDYLVSNILMPLGALAISIFTGFAVPRKVLETEFKTGSTLGKKIFALWFMMIKYVVPVAIIIVFLDVIGVLKLQ; this comes from the coding sequence ATGAAACATCAACCAGAACAATGGACCTCGAAACTCGGATTTATTCTTGCAACAGCAGGCTCTGCGATCGGCCTCGGTGCAATTTGGAAGTTCCCGTACATGACGGGCGTGTCCGGCGGAGGAGCATTTTTTCTCGTTTTTATTGTGTTCACCTTATTTATCGGCATGCCAATTTTACTGGCGGAATTCACGATCGGACGCGGCTCGCAGAAAGATGCCATCGGAGCCTATCAGACTTTCGCTCCCGATAAAAAGTGGCATTATATCGGAATACTTGGCATGATCACATGCTTCATCTTGCTGTCTTTTTATAGTGTTGTTGGCGGGTGGATATTACTCTATTTATTTGAAACAGCAGCCGGGCATTTATCAGGACTTGCCGGAAACGAGTACGGAACGCAATTTAATGAGATCATTGCGAATCCGTTCGTTACGGTCTTTGCCCAATTGATATTTATGGTCATCACAATCATGGTTGTAGCTAAAGGTGTCCAAAAAGGCATTGAGCGCGCCAGCAAAATTATGATGCCTGCATTGTTCATTGCTTTTGTCATTCTCATCATCCGATCTTTGACCCTGGACAATATTGGAGAAGGCATTTCGTTCTTCCTATATCCGGACTTCTCCAGCTTGAACTCAAAGTCGATTCTGTTCGCTCTTGGGCAGTCGTTCTTTTCAATTAGTGTGGGCGTTTCTGTGATGGTTACTTATAGCTCTTATCTTTCTAAAAAAGAGGATCTGCCAAAATCAGCTTTTACTGTTGTTCTAATGAATATATTTATATCGTTGCTAGCGGGGCTAGCCATTTTTCCGGCGGTATTTTCTTTTGGACTGGAACCAGAAGCAGGACCTGGTTTATTGTTTGTGGTCCTCCCGGCGGTATTTAACCAAATGCCATTAGGAAGTTTGTTTCTGTTCATATTTCTCTTGCTGTTTCTATTCGCGACCTTCACTTCTGCTTTTTCAATGGTGGAAATCATCGTTGCAGCCTTCACAAAAGACAAGCACGAACAGCGAAGGAAAACAACGTGGATCATCGGGATCTGCATTTTTCTTGCTGGCATTCCCGCAGCTCTGTCGTTTGGTGTTCTAAGTGATGTCACCCTGTTTGATAAAACCATGTTTGATCTATCTGATTATCTCGTATCAAATATCCTGATGCCGCTCGGCGCCCTTGCCATTTCTATTTTTACCGGGTTTGCAGTGCCCAGAAAGGTTTTGGAGACGGAGTTCAAGACTGGGTCTACACTTGGTAAAAAGATATTCGCACTCTGGTTTATGATGATTAAATATGTCGTTCCAGTGGCCATTATTATCGTATTTTTGGACGTCATTGGTGTCTTGAAATTGCAATAA
- a CDS encoding reverse transcriptase domain-containing protein, producing MKFKEAKLLHATTMLTNTDIKCHRPKPAYRTYLKKKNGKLRPLGIPTMKDRIYQNIAKLALEPQWEAKFEPTSYGFRPKRNCHDAIQRIHTTVGNKKVWIFEGDFKGCFDNLNHDYILEQIKGFPAFNVIAKWLKAGFVDNNVFHESEDGTPQGGIISPLLANIALHGLENLFNIKYRKVKRKTKTSYENLAKFAVTKYADDFVIMCESEEDAYGLYNKLKPYLETRGLS from the coding sequence GTGAAATTTAAAGAAGCTAAACTGCTTCATGCGACAACTATGTTGACAAACACCGACATCAAGTGTCATAGACCCAAGCCGGCTTATCGAACTTATCTCAAAAAGAAAAACGGGAAGCTTAGACCTCTAGGAATACCGACCATGAAAGATAGAATTTATCAAAACATTGCTAAGTTAGCCCTTGAACCACAGTGGGAAGCAAAATTTGAACCAACTTCTTACGGTTTTAGACCTAAAAGAAATTGTCATGATGCAATCCAAAGAATTCACACCACTGTTGGTAATAAGAAGGTGTGGATATTTGAAGGCGACTTTAAAGGTTGTTTCGATAACTTAAACCATGACTATATCCTTGAACAAATTAAAGGGTTTCCAGCCTTTAATGTAATAGCGAAGTGGCTAAAAGCAGGTTTTGTAGATAACAATGTATTCCATGAATCAGAAGATGGAACTCCTCAAGGTGGCATTATTTCACCACTTCTAGCCAATATCGCACTACATGGTCTAGAAAATTTATTTAACATAAAATACCGAAAGGTAAAGAGGAAAACTAAAACATCTTACGAAAATCTGGCTAAGTTTGCCGTTACTAAATATGCTGATGACTTCGTCATCATGTGCGAATCCGAGGAAGATGCTTATGGTTTATACAATAAATTGAAGCCGTACCTGGAAACCAGGGGCTTGAGTTAG
- a CDS encoding ABC transporter substrate-binding protein encodes MKKKIFLLVIAMLMSAVLAACGGDSDKEIETITFADAGWDSIRVHNHIAQKIIEEGFGYDTDVTSGSTAATVQGLREGDINAYMEVWTDNIKEVYEEAIDAGDIERVSTNFDDNNQGLYVPTYVIEGDEERGIEPMAPDLQTVEDLKKYPEVFEDPEDPGRGRIINGPSGWAVQEAISEKFDTYGLDETMNDFIPGSDSAAVADLVSAYESGDAWVGYYWSPTWGTAKYDLTLLEEPEFDREQWDEDKGTAFPPNDVVVAVHKDLPDQAPEVVDFLKNYETSTDLTEEALNYMNDNDASEEEAAIWWMKEHEDVWTSWVSDDVAEKVKESLK; translated from the coding sequence ATGAAGAAAAAAATATTTTTACTAGTAATCGCTATGTTAATGTCAGCAGTACTGGCAGCATGCGGAGGAGACAGTGACAAAGAAATTGAAACCATCACTTTCGCTGATGCAGGATGGGACAGCATTCGTGTCCATAATCATATTGCTCAGAAGATCATTGAGGAAGGATTCGGCTATGATACCGATGTGACCTCAGGATCAACCGCTGCTACGGTTCAAGGTCTCAGGGAAGGTGACATCAACGCCTACATGGAGGTCTGGACCGATAACATTAAAGAAGTATACGAAGAGGCGATTGATGCAGGAGATATTGAAAGAGTCTCCACCAACTTTGACGACAATAACCAGGGCTTGTATGTGCCGACATATGTGATTGAAGGAGACGAAGAGCGCGGTATTGAACCAATGGCTCCGGATCTCCAGACAGTGGAAGACTTGAAAAAGTATCCAGAAGTATTTGAAGATCCTGAAGATCCCGGACGTGGCCGTATTATTAATGGGCCAAGCGGCTGGGCTGTGCAGGAAGCTATCTCGGAGAAGTTTGACACATACGGACTGGATGAAACGATGAATGACTTTATTCCAGGATCCGATTCAGCTGCAGTTGCCGACCTCGTTTCTGCCTATGAATCCGGTGATGCATGGGTGGGCTACTACTGGTCACCGACATGGGGCACAGCGAAATACGATCTGACATTGCTTGAGGAGCCTGAATTTGACCGAGAGCAGTGGGATGAGGATAAAGGTACGGCCTTCCCGCCAAACGATGTGGTGGTAGCTGTTCACAAAGATCTCCCTGATCAAGCACCTGAAGTTGTAGATTTTCTTAAAAACTATGAAACCAGCACTGACCTGACTGAAGAGGCGTTGAACTACATGAATGACAACGACGCTTCCGAAGAAGAAGCAGCCATCTGGTGGATGAAAGAACATGAAGACGTATGGACCAGCTGGGTCTCAGACGACGTCGCTGAAAAAGTTAAAGAATCACTTAAATAA